The Plodia interpunctella isolate USDA-ARS_2022_Savannah chromosome 9, ilPloInte3.2, whole genome shotgun sequence genome includes the window TCATACACTCAGCACGAATACGAACGAAAGTGCCCTCTGATTCAAACGTTGAGATATCAGAATTTTTCACATGCATCGTAATAGAATTTTTGATTAGTATTTGTAATGTTTCGTACCTTTTAAAATACGtgaagttttaataatttaactaaacCAACTCCAAATTtaactaaaacaataaatacttgCTCAATTTTTCTGTATACTTCATTGATCTTTAACATCCACTTTTTATAGTGCACTGCGGGTAGTGTCTTGAGTGACCGCCAAAATGTATGAAGACGGTGCCGTGTGTATGGCCTAAAACCATAGATtagcaaaaaagaaaaaccttAAAACTTACCATAGACACAGCGGTACATATATGAGTGTCTGACTGCCTCGGTGGTGGTGAGAGTGACGCGTCGAACCTCAAGTCCAACTGCAGCATGAATATCGCCGCAGCTAACGTAGTGAGGGACACAGACAGCTGTGCTCCGGCCACACCTATACATGTTGTACTGCCACACCTGTACATAAGAACATATGTATTTATCCTTTCAGCCGCCGTCGAAACTATCTTTGGTAACCAGAGGGCGAAAttcgggtttgcatttcacttctcactataataataatataataataataaattctttatttactaaagGATTTGTACAACAATTTTAACTGATAAATCTATATGATAAATGAACTATCAGATTGGTATGCTGCATTTAACTGCGAATCGACTGTAtagtgagatgtaaatagataAGTGTAGTGCGTCTTTGCTCAATTTCAGCACCCAGATGCGATCAAAGATTTTACCGTTCTTGTTCGCTTATAGTTGAGAACAGGATATATCAGCCATTTTGGGCACATCAGTGAAGCCTTTAATATAATTCGCCTATAAAGCCTTAAGCACTAATTCGCCGCCACTTTTACATCATAATGTACTgtcattaaagtattttagtgGGCATAAGGCAGGACAATAAGTGTTAGGCACCATATTGACCTTGTAGCCATACAtggtaatattttctttgctctggttagttaaaaaatagaaaattatttcaactaGCCATTTATGTCCCACAGCTTGGCAAAAGCCTAATCTAATTTCTTCTACGCATTCTGTCTTTGGTCTTTTAAATCCATTCCTTGTCACAAtctgtgaggatgtgtgtatgtaggtatttatgtttgttactctttcacgctaaatctactggaataattgttatgaaatttagtatacggatagaatataacctggaataagatatggagtagtttttatcccgaaattactacgggagtgaagccccggggcgcagctagtacttaaataaaaataaatgctgcAGTAAAGCTCACCCAATATTCATAAGAGACCTAATACAAAACGCCAGCATTGCTGTGTGAGCTCCGACGGCGGCTGTCCACAGTAATGTCAGCGGTATTGCGGCGCAGGGCGAGGGGCCCAGGGCCCTCCAGGGCGCGCCCCAGAGCCGGCTCGAGCGGGACCTCGCTGACACCCAGCCGCCGAAGCCTCGACTGTAGTATACCGAGGTTGCTAGAAATTAATACAGATATTACATGCAGTAAAATCGACCTAGTAGTGGTCGATTGGATGCTATTTGATGGTTGTTATCACTACATATGCATAGTACAGTCGAACACTTTAACCAAACCTAGGCATGTAAAatctatgaatttattttatcttatttagtGTGGGATATTTATCTGCGGTACTTAGATATTTTTCTAGGTGTACTGTGCTCATTATTCGTTTTTAGAAGATATATCGTTACGTCATTATTTTAGAAgatatatcattaaaataagttCCAAATTGGTAAGTATTCGTTTCTGTGAAGTCGATCGATAGTGCGGCAGACCGAGGCGTGTGCTTGATGGAACGTGCGATAACAAATGCATATCGATTCTGCTAGCACTTCGTGTATGGCAAAATGATCATGTTCCCGCTTGTATTCCAAGCTGTGACGTGAAGCCAGAGAtctacgtaaaaaataaagcaataatGAATAACAATCTGTCTCTGTGACGCATTTGTGGCTAAATCGAAATGTGATTTTGAGGTAATTTGTAAAGATTTAGTCGAAGAATACAGGTGAAGCTATGGCTTCTTTTTCATCCATACagaatactatttttaaaatagaatacaaTCATCAGTATTACATTGAATCTATGCATtgaatcattataattttttcattcgTCTTCGAATATCGGCCTTTTCTCCAGCCATCCTCATACAGTTAAGACAGACATGCTTCCTATTATTCCTTCCGTCTTCTCTCTCGACTGGACGATCTCTTCCTCTGGAGATCTCTTTTGGTCTCCATTCTAACCTTTCCATCGCTCAGAGAACACAgaactatataaaattaatgttttagaGTTAATTTATCGACATCATTGTCGTTTGCCCTATTATGCATAAAttctaatttgaaattaaccATGAATAATATACAGAAACCGAAAGGGTTCCCTAATGGGTCAATGGTGACCTTAACGAAAGGAAGGGATGACATTTTCACAACGAATTGGCAAACAAATTTCGGGGTGAAACGGAGTTAAGCTCAAATAGaacaacattaattaattcgcattttaagagaaatatatatataaccaaataaattaaaggtaaataaataataataaataaacaagtatattagacaaatcacacagattgagctagccccaaactaagttcgagacttgtgttatgggatactaactcaacgatactattttttaaaatatattttgataaaatgtgaatgaatttacattttgtcCTTGACGGTTTGTTGATTTGGTGAATTTCATGAAAAACATTCAAGTactttatgtaggtaggtagtaggCAGACCCGATGGAAACAGCtagttatgtaggtacctttgATATCTTCCATTATAGATCTTACATAAGTAAGTACGCACGTATTTCCAACCGTTGTGTAtacggggcgcagctagtaaaattataaatcttaCTGCATCATCCAAAcgtgtaaacaaaatttcagcacaatccgttgaagatatctgcttcaaaattgaattacaaGATTCCAACagaacaaatataatttctctttaaaatagtataaataagatCTATTGGCATTATTCTTGAAAGCAAGATGTTgaatcttaataaaaaaagcggGATTATTTCGTCAAACGCGGGACATAGgtattagaaaattaatagatacctactaagaatatatatatatatatatatttttcatattttttaataaaaacaattacttagctaaaatttattgaaaattttaaggaactattttataaatttattcctTGTGCAAaagtgcaaaaaaaaaacacgacatCTTCATGatgtcgtgttttttttttcatctgacTACAAATCGAAAAAAGCGCGACAGAGCTAACCCGCGCGAGACAGTAAATTCTGGCCTCAAAAATCGGGACGTCCCGCCAAAATCGGGAAGTCTGACAACGTTGGTCCCAATTGATTGTCTGATCGCGTGTAATTTAGAACACATTGCCGACACAGAGCAAGATTAGTATTTCAGAGGGATCACTTATGAGGTTATCGCGAAGCCTTTGAACATTTGTGGTTCTGTCGAGTAGTTCGTGCATaattaaaactgtttattGTTAGTTTCAGTATACTACATATCACATTACGTTTGcttttaatacttaatatatatatctcgcCCAGGGAATCAGCATTATTATACAACGTGGCAACGCTGCCAGCCTTCCGGGCACATTACCTCGAGGCAACGAATTGACgggactggcatttttgtattatatttattttttcatttaagtttttcgtttaagttttaatgtttaattgaagttttattttaatgttagttttaattgtattaatttagttttattatttttatagataaaatgtaaattcaaatatataaaatcaataattaatacttatatgtTGGTTGAAAGCGTTATTAGAAAAGTttggtaatttaatttatttagatacttGTGTAAACCGAAACAcggttttaattaatatgggAATGGCTATAAAGAAATCAATATCGGGTCAACGACCGTATATGATTGGATTGGGATGTTTCCAATAGACACCATATCCGGAAAATCGAGGCACACTTTCCACTGGCTACTGCTAACATAATACTGCTTAAAAATTTGGGATGCCATAGTAAcgatttatttaagttttccCTGAGAAATATTATGTCTCTCTATACCCTCATCGGTGGCTGCCATTAGATGATCTATTGCCATTACATGATTGTGTTAGGGCATTGGGGGTACGACGTAGATGCTAAATTGTTTAGAAGGAGACACCTTACATTTTGTAAGTTGAATTAAAATCACGATCTAGTCAGGTGTCCTTACACCGACTCACTTGGGGTTACCTCGATGCTTTTCTCCCCTTATATTCTTTACAATACTCACGTATGGCTAATCTTATctaaattgttattgtttagGAATTTTGAAAGGTTTGGATTTTTGTATCTGTGTTACTATATTACGCCATAACTGTTGAAATACCATAGATTACAATTATTAACGGAATCTCGaacaatataaacaacaagcatgaatattaaagttacagataaaattaattatgttccATAAAATGAATTAACCTTTTCATGGTAATTACAACACCACTTTACGACTCGTATTCAAAACATGAACCTCGACAGAACATGTcctgaattttaattaatcaattatacAGTCAACCGAACATCAACCTATCAAGATTCATTGAAAATGCGCCGATATTACCAGGTTACATCTAGTCCTCATTACTATCTAGCTTCGTGTTGTTCCGTTGTTAACGTGCGTTAAGGTCCGTCGAATCAATTTCTGCGTGGTCCGTCCACGAATGTCAAGACTGTGatgttaatgttaataaatggAAACgaagcttttaaataaaataagaaataaaattggagaaaactgtatgaatttttgtatttcttcaATGACAAGCAACAAACAAGTGAAGGTATAAAAACCCACAaacaattaaaagaaaaaattatgaaagaGGCTAAAGGTCTTAACATGCCCCCGGGCGTTGAAAGGCTTCCCTCCTTTCAACCACAATCTGTTGCAATAGGCAATGGACAAATCTTGTTGAACGCCCTCCTTATAACTCCAGTGGACGTTCTAATGTCAGCACAGTCATGCAATGAGGCTTCGCTTTAACTTGATTTGAGAAATGTAGTAGGCACTGTACGTATGCAATTCATATCGTCATCATTTGCGGcattattttgaagatttcaaGCAAATTTACCATCGAACAAGTTTCATCGATAGATGCGTTCGTTTGAATTTTTGcgattgtgatttttttaaatagagaaaaactataaaaaagtaggacgacctccgtggcctaatggtcatcatgccggacagTGTAGCAGACACTgcaggtcccgggttcgatccccggtcagatcaacatggaaaatgatctttttcagattgacctggatcttggatgtttatctatatatgtatatgttatagaatatagtatcattgagttagtatcccataacacaagtttcgaatttactttggggctaaatcaatctgtgtgatttgtccctatatactattctattatattaaaagataATTGGTTAAATAAACTCGGTCCGGGCCAAAGGTATGGAAAATGATACTTGATGTGTAGAGGAACTTCAGAACCGTAGCAGAAAACTTCATAGAAGAACTGCCGCTAACACAGACATGGCATGGGAAAAGCGGACCTTCTTTATTATGGCAGCGGAAGGGACTTTGACGAGGAAGATACCTGCAGCGAGCACGGTGACGGCCCCAGCCGGCACTCCCAGGCCTAGCTCCAACTTCTGTCTCTCTTCCAGCCAGCCGACTGCTCCGACGACCAGTCCGGCGATTCCACACACAATCTGaccaaaaaatacatgttgATCTTCTGATCAACACCTAAGTTTTTGTATAATGAAGTAACGAACATTCTCACTCACATCCATATTAGTTTCTCATTTAGcagtagatatatttttatccatttGATTCTTCAAATGGATGAAAATATATCTACTGCAGTTACTTCATTGTATACAAAATCTTCAGGACAGTTTTCGACGAAATTTAATacgcgggtagaatataacttgataAGCTTAAAggatacttttatcccgaaattcttgTGTGAGGCCAAATTAGTTAGGACAGTTTTATAGGATCGTGAAACCAATCATGGGCCTCGTTCTAAGATCCTGGAGATAAAGTTgaatgagataaaatgtaatttctgcTGCTGAATTTCCTCCGAAATCTATTTAACTAATTGATTTGTTGGCGAGCGCGCAGCGTCTTGAATTTACGCAGAATTTCTCTAACAAAATGGTTCggatttgtttaaatatgcAAATGTCATTACTTGGCTTTGTTTATTATAGCTGAGcacatacataaattactatcgtaataatgaataaaaacatctTTTGTACTATTCACTTTCTTCTCTGAGCGCTACTTATTTCATCCatgctttattttattcatgtataaaattttaacaaaaaccgCACACCGCAATCTTATAAACAAGTTAGATTTAATACGAGACATGTCAGCATAGAAACATGGTAACTTTATAACGtataaattaactaagtaatgATTTAAAGAAtgaatattcaattttgacgttaacattaacctgcgcagaaaaacgtaaagtacCTACGTGGTTTTAATCTAAACGatggcggcgcgcaggttaaaattaacgtcaaattagACTGGTGCAACCCGCTATGAGAATTGTCTTGTCTTGAAGTTTTATCCGGCCTTGGgacaaataacaaatttagTTAGTACAtataatgcaatatttttttatatgcgCCAACGAATTTTTTATATGCACCGGAATATGCGCCAACGAATTCTATATTATCCCTTTATAACACTATTGGTGACAAAACTATGCTAACGTGAGTACCTGCAAGAGAcgcaatataaattatcccTGATGGATTAAGGTCTGGTCGTCGAGATAAATGAGGAAGTCGGGTCGGACATAAATACAGATTTATTGGTTAAAATCCACCTGTACCGGGAATCCATTATTTGGGTAAcaatatctacttatttatttattgaatacttTAAATTGTACTTGTATTCTCTTTTCTCCACCTCGCTTCGGCGTCGTTTCCATTCGCGTCTGTGGCTGTAAAA containing:
- the LOC128672586 gene encoding uncharacterized protein LOC128672586 — protein: MPVLYASAMWSRKHSVCSGVSGASKGDDDLAGIQLYPFAIALRVRVLQIVCGIAGLVVGAVGWLEERQKLELGLGVPAGAVTVLAAATSVYYSRGFGGWVSARSRSSRLWGAPWRALGPSPCAAIPLTLLWTAAVGAHTAMLAFCIRSLMNIGCGSTTCIGVAGAQLSVSLTTLAAAIFMLQLDLRFDASLSPPPRQSDTHICTAVSMVPLTSVAINSGNSGDGEPGNSPLNKEKDLQLPNDPNS